The genomic interval ACGTGAACTACAGCAAGATCGCCATCTACGGCGAGTCCGACCCGCGCGCGTTCGACTACTCGGGGGCGTTCTGCAACGCGAACCGGGGGATATTCTCGGGCGAGGAACTCCTCAAACTCCAGCGGGAGTTCCTGTACGACTTCCTCCACGCCACTCAGGAGCAGACCATCAAGCCCAAGAACAACCCCAGAATCGACATCGACCAGGTCATCGTCGGCCGGACGAACATGCCCGAGTACCGCGACAAGAAGGGCGACGAGAAGATGGAGGCGTTCAACGACCGGACCAAGCGCATCGACTTCCCGTACGTCCTCGAATACGACGAGGAGGCCCAGATATACCGGAAGATGCTCGGGAACGCCGACGTGCCCGACGTTCACATCGAACCCCACACCCTCGAAATGGCCGGGCTCTTCGGCGTCCTGACCCGCATCGAGGAGCCCGATACCGAACTGGTCGACCTCCTCCAGAAGGCGAAGGCGTACAACGGCGAGATAAAGGACGGCGAGGACGTGGACGTCAAGAAGCTCCGCGAGGAGGGCGAGGAGACCGCAGACATCGGCGAGGGGATGGAGGGGGTCTCCGCGCGGTTCATCGGCGACGAGATCGCGGAGGCCATCATGAACTCCACCCACCGCGACAAGGGGTTCCTCAGCCCCCTCTCGGTGTTCAACCACTTCGAGGAGAACCTCGAAAATCACGGCTCCATCCCCGAGGAGAACTTCACGACCTACTACCGCTACCTCGAGATGGTCCGCGAGGAGTACAAGGACCGCGCCATCGAGGACGTGCGCCACGCGCTGGCCTACGACATCGAGGAGATACAGCGCCAAGGCGAGAAGTACATGGACCACGTCATGGCGTACATCGACGACGACACCGTCGAAGACGAGCTCACGGGCCGCGAGCAGGAGCCCGACGAGAGCTTCCTCCGGGCGGTCGAGGAGAAGCTCGACATCCCCCGCGACCGCAAGGACGACTTCCGCCAGGAGGTCAGCAACTGGGTCAGCCGCCGCGCCCGCGAGGGGTCGCCGTTCGACCCGCAGGACAACGACCGCCTGCGCCGCGCGCTGGAGCGCAAGCTCTGGGAGGACAAGAAGCACAACATCAACTTCTCCGCGCTGGTGTCGGCCAACGAGATGGA from Halorussus salilacus carries:
- a CDS encoding PrkA family serine protein kinase, with translation MSETLEELSQRYQESMPEDLRETKSFDWYLEEVYEDPKVARNAHQRVADMFDYYGTEYDEDAGVVEYLLASEDPLHDGENTFYGHEIHRAIHEFVNKVKSGARGLGPQKRIKLLLGPVGSGKSDFDRQVRTYFEDYTLTEDGRMYTYRWTNLCEVVHDQDPADDTVRSPMNQDPLVLLPLEQRQRVVDDLNENLDAPYTITNEQSLDPASAFYMDELLAHYDDDIQQVLENHVEVIRLTADENKRQAVETFEPKDKKNQDETELTGDVNYSKIAIYGESDPRAFDYSGAFCNANRGIFSGEELLKLQREFLYDFLHATQEQTIKPKNNPRIDIDQVIVGRTNMPEYRDKKGDEKMEAFNDRTKRIDFPYVLEYDEEAQIYRKMLGNADVPDVHIEPHTLEMAGLFGVLTRIEEPDTELVDLLQKAKAYNGEIKDGEDVDVKKLREEGEETADIGEGMEGVSARFIGDEIAEAIMNSTHRDKGFLSPLSVFNHFEENLENHGSIPEENFTTYYRYLEMVREEYKDRAIEDVRHALAYDIEEIQRQGEKYMDHVMAYIDDDTVEDELTGREQEPDESFLRAVEEKLDIPRDRKDDFRQEVSNWVSRRAREGSPFDPQDNDRLRRALERKLWEDKKHNINFSALVSANEMDDDEQNAWIDALIDQGYSREGAKEVLEFAGAEVARAEMED